In one window of Azotobacter salinestris DNA:
- a CDS encoding DUF3392 family protein, producing the protein MDLLLDFLVTLSRWCRGHLDEIALALVAALLVLFGPRLNAWLQHRVGGLNFMFRTLLFVALCTLGYGMLIVHATPWLAKGLAQLNNHLLAPALILVFVCIGGIAARR; encoded by the coding sequence ATGGACCTGCTGCTCGACTTCCTCGTCACCCTCTCGCGCTGGTGCCGCGGCCACCTCGACGAGATCGCCCTGGCCCTGGTCGCCGCCCTGTTGGTGCTGTTCGGTCCACGGCTCAACGCCTGGCTGCAGCATCGGGTCGGCGGCCTGAACTTCATGTTCCGTACTCTGCTGTTCGTGGCGCTCTGCACCCTGGGCTACGGCATGCTGATCGTCCACGCCACGCCCTGGCTGGCCAAGGGATTGGCGCAACTGAACAACCATCTGCTGGCGCCGGCACTGATCCTGGTCTTTGTCTGCATCGGGGGGATCGCCGCAAGGCGCTGA
- the thiS gene encoding sulfur carrier protein ThiS codes for MRIQLNGEPYELADGQTVADLLARLDLAGRRVAVELNLDIVPRSLHAATALREGDRVEVVHAIGGG; via the coding sequence ATGCGCATTCAGTTGAACGGCGAACCCTACGAACTTGCCGATGGCCAGACCGTCGCCGACCTGTTGGCCCGTCTGGATCTGGCCGGCCGGCGCGTCGCGGTCGAGCTCAATCTCGATATCGTGCCCCGCAGCCTGCACGCCGCTACCGCCTTGCGCGAGGGCGACCGGGTAGAGGTGGTGCATGCCATTGGTGGTGGTTAG
- a CDS encoding DUF423 domain-containing protein, producing MARVFLVLAALFGFAGVALGAFGAHGLRGLLTPEYLEVFQTGVHYQQFHALALLGTGLLALHRPGRLLAAAGILFGLGILMFSGSLYLLTLGGYKLGLVTPFGGLVFLLGWLCLGVAGWRLGTSA from the coding sequence ATGGCGCGTGTCTTTCTCGTGCTGGCGGCCCTGTTCGGCTTTGCCGGCGTGGCCCTCGGCGCTTTCGGTGCCCATGGTCTGCGCGGTCTGCTGACCCCGGAATACCTCGAGGTGTTCCAGACCGGCGTGCACTACCAGCAGTTCCATGCCCTGGCGCTACTCGGCACCGGCCTGCTCGCCCTGCACCGCCCGGGACGCCTGCTGGCGGCGGCCGGCATCCTCTTCGGCCTGGGTATCCTGATGTTCTCCGGCAGCCTTTACCTGCTCACCCTGGGCGGCTACAAGCTCGGGCTGGTCACGCCATTCGGCGGTCTGGTCTTCCTCCTCGGCTGGCTGTGCCTGGGGGTGGCCGGCTGGCGCCTGGGCACGTCGGCTTGA
- a CDS encoding thiazole synthase produces MSPARNDKPFTLAGRTYTSRLLVGTGKYKDLEETRQAIEASGAEIVTVAVRRTNIGQNPGEPNLLDVISPARYTILPNTAGCYSAEEAVRTCRLARELLDGHKLVKLEVLADQKTLFPNVIETLKAAEVLVKDGFDVMVYTSDDPIIARQLAEMGCIAVMPLAGLIGTGLGICNPYNLRIILEEATVPVLVDAGVGTASDATIAMELGCEAVLMNSAIAHAQDPVLMARAMKHAIEAGRLAYLAGRMPKKLYASASSPLEGLIR; encoded by the coding sequence ATGAGTCCCGCTCGCAACGACAAGCCCTTTACCCTGGCCGGCCGCACCTACACCTCGCGCCTGCTGGTCGGCACCGGCAAGTACAAGGATCTCGAGGAGACCCGCCAGGCCATCGAGGCCTCCGGCGCCGAGATCGTCACCGTCGCAGTGCGCCGCACCAACATCGGCCAGAACCCCGGCGAGCCGAACCTGCTCGACGTGATCAGCCCGGCGCGCTACACCATCCTGCCGAACACCGCCGGCTGCTACAGCGCCGAGGAGGCGGTGCGCACCTGCCGCCTGGCCCGCGAGCTGCTCGACGGTCACAAGCTGGTCAAGCTGGAGGTGCTGGCCGACCAGAAGACCCTGTTCCCCAATGTGATCGAGACCCTCAAGGCCGCCGAAGTGCTGGTCAAGGACGGTTTCGACGTGATGGTCTACACCAGCGACGACCCGATCATCGCCCGCCAGCTGGCGGAAATGGGCTGCATCGCGGTGATGCCGCTGGCCGGCCTGATCGGCACCGGTCTCGGCATCTGCAATCCCTACAACCTGCGGATCATCCTCGAGGAGGCGACGGTACCGGTGCTGGTGGATGCCGGCGTGGGCACCGCCTCGGACGCGACCATCGCCATGGAGCTGGGCTGCGAGGCGGTGCTGATGAACAGCGCCATCGCCCACGCCCAGGACCCGGTGCTGATGGCCCGGGCGATGAAGCACGCGATCGAGGCCGGGCGCCTGGCCTATCTGGCCGGACGCATGCCGAAGAAGCTCTATGCCAGCGCCTCGTCGCCGCTGGAAGGCTTGATCCGTTAA
- the trmB gene encoding tRNA (guanosine(46)-N7)-methyltransferase TrmB, with protein sequence MTDEIQQAPQTADEAPRLRTIKSFVMRAGRMTEGQQRGLEQGWPKFGLSLEDGLRDFDQVFGRHAPRTFEIGFGMGHSTLEMAASAPEQDFIGVEVHKPGVGALLNGALAQNLTNLRVYSCDALDVLRQCVADASLDRVLLFFPDPWHKSRHHKRRIVQPAFAELVRQKLKVGGVLHMATDWQPYAEHMLEVMNAAPGYRNLAEDRAYVPRPEERPVTKFERRGERLGHGVWDLKFQRVD encoded by the coding sequence ATGACCGACGAAATCCAACAAGCGCCGCAAACCGCCGACGAAGCGCCGCGCCTGCGCACCATCAAGAGTTTCGTGATGCGCGCCGGGCGCATGACGGAAGGCCAGCAGCGCGGCCTCGAACAGGGCTGGCCGAAATTTGGCCTGTCCCTGGAGGATGGCCTGCGCGACTTCGACCAGGTGTTCGGACGCCATGCGCCACGCACCTTCGAGATCGGCTTCGGCATGGGCCATTCCACCCTGGAGATGGCGGCAAGTGCGCCGGAGCAGGACTTCATCGGCGTCGAGGTGCACAAGCCCGGTGTCGGCGCCCTGCTCAACGGCGCCCTGGCGCAGAACCTGACCAACCTGCGCGTCTACAGCTGCGATGCGCTGGACGTGCTGCGCCAGTGCGTGGCCGACGCCAGCCTGGACCGCGTGCTGCTGTTCTTTCCCGACCCGTGGCACAAGAGCCGCCATCACAAGCGGCGCATCGTCCAGCCGGCGTTCGCCGAGCTGGTGCGGCAGAAACTGAAGGTCGGTGGCGTGCTGCACATGGCCACCGACTGGCAGCCCTATGCCGAGCACATGCTGGAAGTGATGAATGCCGCGCCCGGCTACCGCAACCTGGCCGAGGACCGCGCCTACGTGCCGCGCCCCGAGGAGCGCCCGGTGACCAAGTTCGAGCGCCGCGGCGAGCGCCTCGGGCACGGAGTGTGGGATCTGAAGTTCCAGCGCGTCGATTGA